A genome region from Nicotiana tabacum cultivar K326 chromosome 13, ASM71507v2, whole genome shotgun sequence includes the following:
- the LOC107779152 gene encoding putative protein phosphatase 2C 48 isoform X2, whose amino-acid sequence MVTTTLRKFVYPCWKPSIENEGENSSTRGGDPDGRVDGLWWYKDSGHHVNGEFSMAVIQANSVLEDQCQLESGPLSLVDTGPQGTFVGVYDGHAGPEAARFINDRLFENLKKFTSEDQGMSADVISKAYLATEEEFLSLVRKQWLIKPHIASVGSCCLVGIICNGMLYIANAGDSRAVLGREEGDLKEVKAIQLSSEHNANLESVREELRSLHPDDPQVVVLKHKVWRVKGIIQVSRSIGDAYLKRAEFNREPLLPKFRTPGTFEKPILLAEPSVLVHRLLPSDQFLIFASDGLWEHLSNQEAIDIVNSCPHHEKGKERKESIPRNLWRKITGYC is encoded by the exons ATGGTGACAACTACATTGAGAAAGTTTGTATACCCTTGTTGGAAGCCTTCGATAGAGAATGAAGGTGAGAATAGCAGCACTAGAGGTGGAGATCCAGATGGCCGGGTTGATGGATTGTGGTGGTACAAAGATTCGGGGCATCATGTAAATGGCGAGTTTTCAATGGCTGTAATTCAAGCAAATAGTGTGTTAGAGGATCAGTGCCAGCTTGAATCCGGGCCATTGAGTTTGGTGGATACAGGTCCTCAAGGGACCTTTGTCGGAGTTTATGATGGCCATGCTGGTCCAGAAGCTGCCCGCTTCATAAATGACCGCCTTTTTGAGAACCTCAAGA AATTCACCTCAGAGGATCAAGGAATGTCAGCTGATGTCATAAGCAAGGCATATTTGGCTACAGAAGAGGAGTTTCTTTCTCTAGTGAGAAAGCAATGGCTAATTAAACCCCACATTGCTTCTGTGGGATCATGTTGTTTAGTGGGTATAATATGCAATGGGATGTTATACATTGCAAATGCTGGAGACTCTCGTGCGGTATTAGGAAGAGAAGAGGGGGATCTGAAagaggtcaaagctattcaattGTCGTCTGAACACAATGCGAATTTGGAATCTGTCCGGGAGGAACTACGCTCTCTTCATCCTGATGATCCACAGGTAGTGGTATTAAAGCACAAGGTTTGGCGTGTGAAGGGTATTATACAG GTTTCAAGATCGATTGGTGATGCATATTTGAAGAGAGCAGAGTTTAATAGAGAGCCTTTGCTTCCTAAGTTCAGAACTCCTGGAACATTCGAGAAGCCAATCCTTCTTGCCGAGCCATCAGTACTTGTGCACAGACTCCTTCCTTCTGATCAGTTTCTCATATTTGCATCAGATGGCTTATGGGAGCATCTCAGCAATCAAGAGGCCATTGACATTGTAAACAGCTGTCCACATCAT gaaaaagggaaagaaagaaaggaaagtatACCAAGGAATTTGTGGAGGAAAATAACAG GGTATTGCTAG
- the LOC107779152 gene encoding putative protein phosphatase 2C 38 isoform X1, which translates to MVTTTLRKFVYPCWKPSIENEGENSSTRGGDPDGRVDGLWWYKDSGHHVNGEFSMAVIQANSVLEDQCQLESGPLSLVDTGPQGTFVGVYDGHAGPEAARFINDRLFENLKKFTSEDQGMSADVISKAYLATEEEFLSLVRKQWLIKPHIASVGSCCLVGIICNGMLYIANAGDSRAVLGREEGDLKEVKAIQLSSEHNANLESVREELRSLHPDDPQVVVLKHKVWRVKGIIQVSRSIGDAYLKRAEFNREPLLPKFRTPGTFEKPILLAEPSVLVHRLLPSDQFLIFASDGLWEHLSNQEAIDIVNSCPHHGIARKLVKAALQEAAKKREMRYSDLKKIDRGVRRHFHDDITVIVLFLDSHLISRSSFHGPVISIKGGGHPGDSNI; encoded by the exons ATGGTGACAACTACATTGAGAAAGTTTGTATACCCTTGTTGGAAGCCTTCGATAGAGAATGAAGGTGAGAATAGCAGCACTAGAGGTGGAGATCCAGATGGCCGGGTTGATGGATTGTGGTGGTACAAAGATTCGGGGCATCATGTAAATGGCGAGTTTTCAATGGCTGTAATTCAAGCAAATAGTGTGTTAGAGGATCAGTGCCAGCTTGAATCCGGGCCATTGAGTTTGGTGGATACAGGTCCTCAAGGGACCTTTGTCGGAGTTTATGATGGCCATGCTGGTCCAGAAGCTGCCCGCTTCATAAATGACCGCCTTTTTGAGAACCTCAAGA AATTCACCTCAGAGGATCAAGGAATGTCAGCTGATGTCATAAGCAAGGCATATTTGGCTACAGAAGAGGAGTTTCTTTCTCTAGTGAGAAAGCAATGGCTAATTAAACCCCACATTGCTTCTGTGGGATCATGTTGTTTAGTGGGTATAATATGCAATGGGATGTTATACATTGCAAATGCTGGAGACTCTCGTGCGGTATTAGGAAGAGAAGAGGGGGATCTGAAagaggtcaaagctattcaattGTCGTCTGAACACAATGCGAATTTGGAATCTGTCCGGGAGGAACTACGCTCTCTTCATCCTGATGATCCACAGGTAGTGGTATTAAAGCACAAGGTTTGGCGTGTGAAGGGTATTATACAG GTTTCAAGATCGATTGGTGATGCATATTTGAAGAGAGCAGAGTTTAATAGAGAGCCTTTGCTTCCTAAGTTCAGAACTCCTGGAACATTCGAGAAGCCAATCCTTCTTGCCGAGCCATCAGTACTTGTGCACAGACTCCTTCCTTCTGATCAGTTTCTCATATTTGCATCAGATGGCTTATGGGAGCATCTCAGCAATCAAGAGGCCATTGACATTGTAAACAGCTGTCCACATCAT GGTATTGCTAGAAAACTTGTCAAAGCTGCCCTTCAGGAGGCagcaaagaaaagagaaatgaGATACTCGGACTTGAAAAAGATAGATCGGGGAGTGAGACGGCATTTTCATGATGATATCACGGTCATAGTTTTGTTTCTAGATTCCCATTTGATAAGTCGAAGTTCCTTCCACGGGCCAGTGATCTCAATTAAAGGAGGTGGACATCCTGGAGATTCCAATATCTAG
- the LOC107779154 gene encoding putative F-box protein At1g67623: MVISHSSREIMKNRPTKYNKKLKKRVVNSSNIKSLPNELLSEVIARVAFSSFTDYINAKLSCKIFNGVSNDQYIYRHMSMEEFPLGPPWKRDKEEKEKKVSLFMRMCRENGNAEALYRKGVIDFFRKERPKYAIECLVKAAEGGHLGAEYVISIIQVLIGGELKENGIAAIGKMKANKPMRRALGEYRKNLVEILNSIWVVNPIFLAQNPYCCTLHYKRSYKNKWRQWPSFDSDDEDDDDFRCDACSCDEEVAHLLKILPLY; encoded by the exons ATGGTGATAAGTCATTCATCAAGAGAAATAATGAAAAACAGACcaacaaaatataacaaaaagCTAAAAAAGAGAGTTGTCAATTCCTCCAATATCAAATCTCTTCCGAATGAGCTGCTCTCTGAAGTTATTGCAAGAGTTGCTTTCTCTTCTTTTACAGATTATATCAATGCCAAGCTGAG CTGTAAAATCTTCAATGGAGTTTCGAACGATCAATATATTTATCGTCACATGTCAATGGAGGAATTCCCTCTAGGACCTCCATGGAAAAGAGACAaggaagagaaggaaaaaaaggtTTCTTTGTTCATGAGAATGTGTAGAGAGAATGGGAATGCTGAAGCGTTGTACCGAAAAGGTGTG ATTGATTTCTTTCGGAAAGAAAGGCCAAAATATGCAATAGAATGCCTAGTTAAAGCTGCAGAAGGAGGACACCTTGGAGCAGAATATGTAATAAGCATAATCCAAGTTTTGATAGGTGGAGAATTAAAGGAAAATGGCATAGCTGCGATTGGCAAAATGAAAGCAAACAAGCCAATGAGGAGAGCATTAGGAGAGTACCGAAAAAACTTGGTTGAAATATTGAATAGTATTTGGGTAGTGAATCCAATTTTCTTGGCACAAAACCCATATTGCTGCACCCTTCATTATAAGCGCTCTTACAAAAATAAGTGGCGTCAATGGCCTTCTTTTGACAGTGACGACGAAGATGATGATGATTTTCGTTGTGATGCTTGTAGTTGTGATGAAGAAGTTGcacacctcctcaaaattctgcccttgtattag